A genomic region of Methanosarcina thermophila TM-1 contains the following coding sequences:
- a CDS encoding formylmethanofuran dehydrogenase subunit A — MSEILIKNANVCDPAQGINCETMDICIKDGKIVESVSANAKVIDAKGRLTMAGGFDGHTHSAGKINVGRFINPNDARKNLVPGLSGQVARTEKTRAQVGYNTPNTYAIGYRYAKLGYTTICEAAIPLLAARHTHEEFKEIPILDKMGLSLFGSNWQVMEYIRDKEPEKLAAYIAWGLRASRGYGIKIVNPGGGEAWGWGKNVSGLYDPVPNFDVTPAEILLGLAEVNERLNLPHSVHVHCNNLGKPGNYETTIETMKLFEKVKPSRNRQALHVTHVQFNAYAGTSWRDFETGAPMVADYVNGADHLTFDLGQIIFGPAVTMTADGPVEYANARMLHEKWSNQDIELEDASGVVPLFYSPKSFVNSVQWAIGLELALLVKDPWKVMFTTDSPNGGSFVNYPEAFTYLMSAKRREEVISGFSKTALDRMVLPGIDRELDFYELAVMTRSTQSRMYSRPEKGNLKPGSDADIAIYDILPEQIDPSTEYEKVKKAFSGAAYTLKDGEIVVKDGEIEATPKGKIYWVNAKVPSTIDSAMQKDIDVKFRKYYTVSKANYMVEDMYLQRPVEITTEGVF, encoded by the coding sequence ATGTCGGAAATCCTGATTAAAAACGCAAACGTCTGCGACCCTGCACAGGGGATTAACTGCGAGACAATGGATATCTGCATAAAGGACGGCAAGATTGTAGAAAGTGTCTCCGCAAATGCAAAGGTTATCGATGCCAAAGGAAGGCTCACAATGGCAGGGGGTTTTGACGGGCACACCCACAGCGCCGGCAAAATTAACGTAGGACGTTTCATTAATCCAAACGATGCAAGGAAAAACCTTGTACCCGGGCTTTCCGGTCAGGTTGCACGTACCGAAAAAACAAGAGCACAGGTAGGGTACAACACTCCCAACACCTATGCAATCGGGTACAGGTACGCAAAACTTGGGTACACAACTATATGTGAAGCCGCAATTCCCCTGCTTGCTGCAAGGCACACTCATGAGGAGTTCAAAGAAATCCCGATTCTTGACAAAATGGGGCTTTCCCTTTTCGGAAGCAACTGGCAGGTCATGGAGTATATACGTGACAAAGAACCTGAAAAACTGGCAGCATACATTGCCTGGGGTCTCAGAGCTTCAAGAGGCTACGGGATAAAAATCGTAAATCCTGGAGGAGGAGAAGCCTGGGGATGGGGAAAGAACGTGAGCGGACTTTATGACCCTGTCCCGAACTTTGATGTAACTCCTGCCGAAATTCTGCTGGGACTTGCTGAGGTTAACGAACGTCTGAACCTTCCTCATTCCGTACATGTGCACTGCAACAACCTCGGAAAACCAGGGAATTATGAAACTACAATAGAAACTATGAAGCTCTTCGAGAAGGTTAAACCTAGCCGGAACAGGCAGGCTCTCCACGTAACTCACGTGCAGTTTAACGCCTATGCAGGTACCTCCTGGAGAGACTTTGAAACAGGAGCTCCCATGGTTGCAGACTATGTGAACGGGGCAGACCACCTGACTTTCGACCTTGGACAGATAATCTTCGGTCCCGCAGTAACCATGACCGCAGACGGGCCTGTGGAATATGCAAATGCAAGAATGCTGCACGAGAAATGGAGCAACCAGGATATTGAGCTGGAAGACGCATCCGGTGTCGTACCTCTGTTCTACTCTCCAAAGAGCTTTGTAAATTCCGTGCAGTGGGCAATTGGTCTTGAACTTGCCCTGCTCGTGAAAGATCCCTGGAAGGTTATGTTTACAACTGACAGTCCGAACGGCGGTTCTTTCGTGAACTATCCTGAAGCTTTTACCTACCTCATGAGTGCAAAAAGAAGGGAGGAAGTCATTTCTGGCTTTTCCAAGACGGCGCTTGATAGGATGGTACTGCCCGGAATTGATAGGGAACTGGATTTCTATGAGCTTGCAGTTATGACCAGGAGCACTCAGTCAAGGATGTACAGCAGACCTGAGAAAGGGAATCTTAAGCCAGGTTCTGATGCCGATATCGCAATATATGATATCCTGCCTGAACAAATTGACCCTTCGACAGAGTATGAGAAGGTTAAGAAAGCTTTCTCAGGTGCAGCGTATACTCTCAAAGACGGGGAGATTGTCGTAAAAGACGGAGAGATCGAAGCTACTCCGAAAGGCAAGATCTACTGGGTAAATGCAAAAGTCCCCTCAACCATTGATAGCGCAATGCAAAAAGACATAGATGTCAAATTCAGGAAGTACTACACTGTGAGCAAAGCCAACTATATGGTTGAAGATATGTATCTCCAGAGACCTGTTGAGATCACAACGGAAGGGGTGTTCTAA
- a CDS encoding formylmethanofuran dehydrogenase subunit C codes for MQVVKLSLKEANKIPIEADEVNPDNFAGKTEEEIKAIKVWYGNDQYHLGDFFNVKVEGSDSVENTKIVFEGDVSRVKRIGQNMSAGEIEINGNVDMHCGFGMKGGKIVINGDADNWLGCEMTGGEIILNGNASYYVGSGYRGESCGMRGGKITINGNAKDYLGEHMCGGEILVKGSVGLLPAISNNGGKIIIEGNATMPASEMKSGMVIIKGETFDLLPSFKEEGTEEFGGVTYRKFTGDVNVGGKGILLIK; via the coding sequence ATGCAGGTTGTAAAACTCTCCCTCAAAGAAGCCAATAAAATCCCAATCGAAGCCGATGAAGTAAACCCTGACAATTTTGCAGGCAAGACTGAAGAGGAGATAAAGGCGATTAAGGTCTGGTATGGAAACGACCAGTACCACCTTGGCGATTTCTTCAATGTAAAGGTAGAAGGAAGCGACTCCGTTGAGAACACAAAGATTGTTTTCGAAGGCGATGTCTCAAGAGTAAAGCGCATTGGGCAGAACATGAGTGCCGGAGAGATAGAGATCAACGGCAATGTGGATATGCACTGCGGCTTTGGTATGAAAGGTGGGAAGATTGTAATTAATGGCGATGCTGACAACTGGCTTGGCTGTGAGATGACAGGTGGAGAAATTATACTCAACGGGAATGCCTCTTACTATGTAGGGTCAGGTTACAGGGGAGAATCTTGCGGCATGCGTGGAGGGAAAATTACTATCAACGGCAATGCCAAAGACTACCTTGGAGAACACATGTGCGGGGGAGAAATTCTCGTGAAAGGCAGTGTAGGTCTCCTTCCTGCAATCTCAAACAATGGTGGGAAAATAATAATTGAAGGCAATGCTACAATGCCTGCAAGTGAAATGAAGAGCGGTATGGTTATCATTAAAGGTGAAACTTTCGATCTCCTGCCATCCTTTAAAGAAGAAGGAACAGAGGAGTTTGGAGGGGTTACTTACCGGAAATTCACTGGCGATGTTAACGTCGGTGGGAAAGGGATATTGCTGATAAAGTAA
- a CDS encoding S-layer protein domain-containing protein, producing the protein MTLAVLMLLTVFASAASAQDAIEIRGPVFNGSNIQEIVGTDGITIDATQFAAFFYDINDNVTTETLSIINVPGNNGNVIGEGGLVYETQIQQVEYEFTDAAGWDNYSVIGFFAEKYIPLKPNSADKLAKLVLDSDDRYTIRTGETLDLGEGYAIEAKQVDVDGEKVWLEFTKDGEFVDDEIISVTDPDRSTWEVELDDIEDEDDVVVLKVHVNQVFQGAVDSIAQIEGLWLIDYANAMTIESDDEFGELNDVSIQGDRLVIRNDDTITLTRDSTKEIAEGMFFKVADTPSNVLRFYVMKEITDPGTYEVRGQVATGDFTWDATNFAGFFYDIDDDVTTETLSVTGLNGGNVIPDGGLVYQTTIQQVEYEFTDAAGWDNYSVIGFFAEKYIPLKPNSADKLAKLILDSDDRYTIRTGETLDLGEGYALEAKQVDVEGEKVWLEFTKDGEFVDDEIISVVNSSQSNWEVELDDIQDEDDVVVFRVHVNQVFQGAVDSIAQIEGLWLIDYANAMTIESDDEFGELNDVSIQGDTLVIRNDDSFTLTRDSEKEIAEGMFFKVADTPANELRYYPFVERTVGEVSEIDDEEEGPSENVTAPGEENVTAPEDENVTAPDENVTEPGETPVEEPTVGDTPEEEGGEGAPGFGVVLGLAGLLAVVYLVRRNN; encoded by the coding sequence GTGACACTGGCTGTTCTCATGCTTCTTACTGTATTTGCATCCGCCGCAAGTGCACAAGATGCAATTGAGATCCGCGGCCCTGTGTTCAACGGCTCTAACATCCAGGAAATCGTCGGTACCGACGGTATTACAATCGATGCTACACAATTTGCAGCATTCTTCTATGACATTAACGACAATGTTACAACTGAAACTCTTTCCATTATAAATGTTCCAGGAAACAACGGCAACGTGATTGGAGAGGGTGGGCTCGTCTATGAGACCCAAATTCAGCAGGTTGAATATGAATTCACCGACGCCGCAGGCTGGGACAATTACAGTGTAATTGGCTTCTTTGCAGAGAAGTACATCCCACTGAAACCCAACAGCGCTGACAAGCTTGCCAAGCTCGTCCTCGACAGCGATGACAGGTACACCATCAGAACCGGTGAAACCCTTGACCTCGGCGAAGGCTATGCTATCGAAGCCAAGCAGGTCGATGTTGATGGTGAGAAAGTCTGGCTTGAATTCACCAAGGACGGAGAATTCGTAGATGACGAAATCATTTCAGTCACTGATCCGGATAGGAGCACCTGGGAAGTCGAACTTGATGACATCGAGGACGAAGATGATGTTGTTGTCCTCAAAGTGCATGTCAACCAGGTCTTCCAGGGTGCAGTCGACAGCATTGCCCAGATCGAAGGTCTCTGGCTCATTGACTACGCAAACGCAATGACCATTGAGTCTGACGACGAATTCGGTGAACTTAATGACGTTTCCATCCAGGGAGACCGCCTTGTGATCCGCAATGACGATACCATCACTCTGACAAGAGACTCCACAAAGGAAATCGCTGAAGGCATGTTCTTCAAGGTCGCTGACACCCCATCCAATGTCCTCAGGTTCTATGTCATGAAGGAAATTACAGACCCAGGAACCTATGAAGTCAGAGGACAGGTTGCCACCGGTGACTTCACTTGGGATGCAACTAACTTTGCAGGTTTCTTCTACGACATCGATGATGATGTTACCACAGAGACCCTTTCTGTCACCGGACTTAACGGCGGAAATGTAATTCCTGACGGCGGTCTTGTCTACCAGACAACCATTCAGCAGGTTGAATATGAATTCACCGACGCCGCAGGCTGGGACAATTACAGTGTAATTGGCTTCTTTGCAGAGAAGTACATCCCACTGAAACCCAACAGCGCTGACAAGCTTGCCAAGCTCATCCTTGACAGCGATGACAGGTACACCATCAGAACCGGTGAAACCCTTGACCTCGGCGAAGGCTATGCTCTCGAAGCCAAGCAGGTCGATGTTGAAGGTGAGAAAGTCTGGCTCGAATTCACCAAGGACGGAGAATTCGTAGATGATGAGATCATCTCAGTCGTTAATTCAAGCCAGAGCAACTGGGAAGTCGAACTTGATGACATCCAGGATGAAGATGATGTTGTTGTCTTCAGAGTACATGTCAACCAGGTCTTCCAGGGTGCAGTCGACAGCATTGCCCAGATCGAAGGTCTCTGGCTCATTGACTACGCAAACGCAATGACCATTGAGTCTGACGACGAATTCGGCGAACTTAACGACGTTTCCATCCAGGGAGACACCCTTGTGATCCGCAATGACGATTCCTTCACCCTGACCAGAGACTCTGAAAAAGAGATCGCTGAAGGCATGTTCTTCAAGGTCGCTGACACTCCAGCCAACGAGCTCAGGTACTACCCATTCGTTGAGAGAACTGTTGGCGAAGTCAGTGAAATCGACGATGAGGAAGAAGGACCCTCTGAGAACGTAACCGCTCCTGGAGAGGAGAACGTAACCGCTCCTGAGGATGAGAACGTAACTGCTCCTGATGAGAACGTAACCGAACCGGGAGAGACCCCTGTAGAGGAACCAACCGTAGGTGACACTCCTGAAGAAGAAGGCGGCGAAGGCGCACCTGGCTTCGGAGTTGTCCTTGGACTTGCCGGACTCCTTGCAGTTGTCTATCTCGTCAGGAGGAACAACTAA
- a CDS encoding tRNA uridine(34) 5-carboxymethylaminomethyl modification radical SAM/GNAT enzyme Elp3, with protein sequence MKENGYNKACREILERVLAGEIKDESQLNKVKKEVSKHYHLASLPRNGDIITKGTTEEQAIIKEFLKRKPVRTISGVAVIAVMTSPAPCPHGVCLPCPGGPNSAFKSPQSYMGREPAAMRAIQHEFDPYAQVKSRLSQLKEIGHDVEKVELIVMGGTFSARNLDYQEWFIKRCLEAMNDFTTKEWRKNAWKIGKSIPYIPLEEVQKANEKADIRNVGITFETRPDWAAEEHVDEFLKLGGTKVELGVQSVYDFVLTRMQRGHGVAEVVRANQILRDSAFKVGFHMMPHLPGSDSKLDLRGFKKLFEDSRFRPDYLKIYPTLVTEGTPLYKLWEAGDYEALSDEEAAELIADVKGILPKWVRLQRIQRDIPAHQIFAGVRKSNLRQLAEEKLREKGGKCRCIRCREVGHTGLRGRKVNEKDIELTVETYEACGGIEHFIAFEDLAADVLIGFTRLRFPFAPYRPELQEAALIRELHVYGSMVPVGKGAKQTDWQHRGYGKELLEQAENIARENGYEKLAIISGIGAREYYRKFGYTLDNVYMSKILRS encoded by the coding sequence ATGAAAGAAAACGGTTATAATAAGGCGTGCAGGGAAATTCTTGAAAGAGTACTTGCAGGCGAAATAAAAGATGAGAGTCAGTTAAATAAGGTAAAAAAAGAAGTCAGTAAGCATTACCATCTAGCCAGCCTCCCCAGAAATGGAGACATCATAACCAAGGGGACAACTGAAGAACAGGCAATAATCAAAGAATTCTTGAAACGGAAGCCTGTAAGAACAATTTCCGGAGTTGCGGTAATTGCTGTAATGACTTCTCCAGCACCATGCCCTCACGGAGTATGTCTGCCATGCCCGGGGGGTCCAAACTCCGCTTTTAAGTCGCCCCAGAGTTACATGGGAAGAGAACCTGCAGCTATGAGAGCAATTCAGCATGAGTTTGACCCCTATGCCCAGGTTAAATCCAGGCTCTCCCAGCTTAAAGAGATCGGTCACGACGTAGAGAAAGTGGAACTTATAGTTATGGGAGGCACGTTTTCTGCACGCAATCTGGATTACCAGGAGTGGTTTATTAAACGCTGCCTTGAAGCAATGAATGATTTCACAACAAAGGAGTGGAGGAAGAACGCCTGGAAAATCGGGAAATCTATACCTTATATCCCTCTTGAAGAAGTTCAGAAAGCCAATGAAAAAGCGGATATCCGCAATGTAGGAATAACATTTGAAACACGTCCTGACTGGGCAGCGGAAGAACATGTGGACGAGTTCCTCAAGCTGGGAGGTACTAAGGTAGAACTCGGGGTCCAGAGTGTTTATGATTTTGTGCTTACCCGCATGCAAAGGGGTCATGGCGTTGCAGAGGTTGTCAGGGCTAATCAGATATTAAGAGACAGTGCATTTAAGGTCGGATTTCATATGATGCCTCATTTGCCTGGCTCGGATTCAAAGCTGGATCTCAGAGGCTTCAAAAAATTGTTTGAAGACTCACGCTTCAGACCCGATTATCTCAAGATATATCCTACACTTGTAACTGAAGGCACTCCTTTATACAAACTCTGGGAGGCTGGAGATTATGAAGCCCTTTCTGACGAAGAAGCTGCCGAACTTATTGCAGACGTAAAGGGAATTCTTCCTAAATGGGTGAGACTCCAGCGCATTCAGCGCGATATTCCAGCCCACCAGATATTTGCAGGAGTCCGAAAGAGTAATCTAAGACAGCTTGCAGAAGAAAAGCTGAGAGAGAAAGGAGGAAAGTGCCGCTGTATCCGCTGCAGAGAAGTCGGACATACTGGCTTGAGAGGGAGAAAGGTAAATGAAAAAGACATCGAGCTGACTGTAGAGACTTACGAAGCTTGCGGGGGCATAGAACATTTCATTGCGTTTGAAGACCTTGCTGCAGATGTCCTTATTGGATTTACCCGCCTGCGTTTTCCTTTTGCTCCTTATCGCCCTGAACTGCAAGAAGCCGCCCTGATAAGAGAACTGCATGTTTATGGTTCAATGGTACCTGTAGGAAAAGGAGCAAAGCAAACGGATTGGCAGCATAGAGGATATGGAAAGGAACTTCTGGAACAAGCAGAGAATATAGCGCGTGAAAATGGTTACGAGAAGCTTGCTATTATTAGCGGAATAGGAGCCAGAGAATACTACAGAAAATTCGGCTACACTCTTGATAACGTATATATGTCGAAGATTTTGAGAAGTTAA
- a CDS encoding DUF1699 family protein: protein MKIRVVSSKEEIDTLNINEEIVHLAFRPSNKDIFKLILKCPGIKAIHIPSSYKKTISSSAQMYLSMQNIALLEGDVWGHRKDINEYSEVSQHVFDRIQELRDEGLSDEETIERLVKETRLSPDFVSFIMSN from the coding sequence ATGAAAATTAGAGTCGTAAGTTCAAAAGAAGAGATAGACACTTTAAACATTAATGAGGAAATTGTCCATCTTGCATTCAGACCATCTAACAAGGACATTTTTAAACTCATTCTAAAGTGTCCAGGAATAAAAGCGATCCACATCCCAAGCTCGTACAAAAAAACGATTTCAAGTTCTGCACAGATGTATCTTTCAATGCAGAATATCGCTTTACTTGAGGGCGATGTATGGGGTCACAGGAAAGATATTAACGAATACTCCGAAGTATCACAGCATGTTTTTGACCGCATACAAGAACTCAGAGATGAAGGGCTTTCCGATGAGGAAACTATTGAAAGGCTTGTAAAAGAAACAAGGCTCAGCCCGGATTTTGTAAGTTTCATTATGTCGAATTAA
- a CDS encoding YheU family protein, with protein sequence MTEFERMLVNSLNAYIEENGLKAISYRLKQHRFTPQFLDVLVDSLNPDLYMGIECKSISVGKGANALYFSQHFTVDKNGIHQIERISDYLNRSGRRGFLAVELRLGPGHGREAYIIPWKELEKEYLNQNLKLTLKEIRSFPEIKREGKDYKVDPREWEGK encoded by the coding sequence ATGACCGAGTTTGAACGCATGCTTGTAAACTCACTTAATGCATACATTGAAGAGAATGGACTAAAAGCTATATCCTACAGGCTTAAGCAGCACAGATTCACTCCACAGTTTCTGGATGTGCTTGTGGATTCTCTTAACCCGGATCTATACATGGGAATCGAGTGCAAAAGCATTTCAGTAGGCAAAGGAGCAAATGCACTTTACTTTTCTCAGCATTTTACCGTGGATAAAAACGGAATCCATCAGATAGAAAGAATTTCGGATTACCTGAACAGATCAGGAAGACGCGGATTTCTTGCAGTAGAACTTCGCCTGGGACCAGGTCACGGAAGGGAAGCATACATAATTCCCTGGAAGGAACTGGAAAAAGAATATCTCAATCAGAATCTCAAACTTACATTGAAGGAGATCCGAAGTTTTCCTGAAATAAAAAGAGAAGGAAAAGATTATAAGGTCGATCCAAGGGAATGGGAAGGAAAGTAA
- a CDS encoding single-stranded-DNA-specific exonuclease RecJ: MSETIKALHKEAARCADEIKKYKSVHVVSHIDADGLTSAGIICTALERGGFEYTTRFVKQLDEKALDAIADENHSIVIFTDLGSGMCEQIKSRGIHAVISDHHQPQGSYQFHLNPHLFGANGSYELSGSGTTYLLASALGKNQDLSSLAIVGAVGDMQHLKMGQLVGVNREILEEGVRGGILQFQKDLTLFGKQTRPIYKLMQYSSDPYLPGLTGNEEACIEFLHSLNISLTQDEHWRRWIDLEISEKQKIVSGLIQYCLKSGMPSYKIERLVGEIYILLGEKEGTEMRDASEFSTLLNATARYDHAEIGLAVCMGNREEAYESARKLLAEHRQNLVNGLMYVKEKGITQLENIQYFDAGSEIKETIVGIIAGMSSTLVENRNLPIIAFAKAEGGTKVSARGTQDLIRRGVNLSEAMAIVSAEVGGVGGGHDIAAGATIPDGKKEEFARKLDLFIGEQLRRNAHSK; the protein is encoded by the coding sequence ATGTCTGAAACAATAAAAGCACTTCATAAAGAAGCGGCGAGATGTGCCGACGAAATTAAAAAGTACAAATCAGTTCACGTTGTATCCCATATTGACGCTGACGGGCTGACTTCTGCGGGAATTATCTGTACTGCCCTTGAGAGGGGCGGTTTTGAATACACTACTCGTTTTGTCAAGCAGCTTGATGAAAAGGCTCTTGATGCTATTGCTGATGAGAACCACAGCATTGTCATTTTTACTGACCTTGGGAGCGGGATGTGCGAGCAAATAAAATCTCGCGGGATCCATGCAGTGATCTCAGACCATCACCAACCCCAGGGAAGCTATCAATTTCACCTTAATCCTCACCTTTTCGGAGCAAATGGTTCGTATGAGTTGAGCGGGTCTGGAACTACCTACTTACTGGCTTCAGCTCTTGGAAAAAACCAGGATCTTTCCTCACTGGCAATAGTGGGAGCTGTTGGGGATATGCAGCATCTGAAAATGGGGCAGCTTGTCGGAGTCAACCGGGAAATTCTGGAAGAAGGGGTTAGAGGAGGCATTCTACAGTTCCAAAAAGACCTGACCCTATTTGGGAAACAAACCCGCCCGATTTATAAATTAATGCAATATTCTTCAGATCCTTACCTCCCAGGGCTTACGGGGAACGAAGAAGCATGCATTGAGTTTCTTCACTCCCTTAATATTAGTTTGACTCAGGATGAACACTGGAGACGCTGGATTGACCTTGAAATCTCAGAAAAACAAAAAATTGTTTCAGGACTTATTCAGTACTGCCTGAAATCAGGTATGCCCTCATATAAGATAGAGCGGCTGGTAGGCGAGATTTACATCCTTCTTGGAGAAAAAGAAGGAACGGAAATGAGAGATGCGTCAGAATTTTCCACCCTTCTTAATGCCACTGCACGTTACGATCATGCAGAGATTGGACTGGCAGTCTGCATGGGAAACAGAGAAGAAGCTTATGAAAGTGCCCGTAAATTGCTTGCCGAACATAGACAGAATCTTGTTAACGGACTCATGTATGTTAAAGAAAAGGGAATTACCCAGCTTGAAAATATTCAGTACTTCGACGCTGGCTCGGAAATAAAAGAAACTATTGTGGGTATTATTGCAGGCATGAGTTCTACATTAGTTGAAAACAGAAATCTCCCCATTATTGCTTTTGCAAAAGCTGAAGGAGGGACAAAGGTCTCAGCAAGGGGAACCCAAGATCTTATTCGCAGAGGAGTCAACCTTTCGGAAGCCATGGCGATTGTTTCGGCTGAAGTGGGAGGTGTAGGCGGTGGGCACGATATTGCAGCAGGAGCAACAATTCCTGACGGTAAAAAAGAAGAGTTTGCAAGAAAGCTTGATCTGTTTATAGGAGAACAGCTGCGAAGAAATGCACATTCAAAGTAA
- the nrpRII gene encoding global nitrogen regulator NrpRII: MQKNGYRIQFTSSKIKDLMYKTTFDPKKMDGDIILNLSLIDKKDLDDVLGIFKMVISSGLSVTPYVKIVSEGESLGDLTIEKGKVGIGTVCSITIDGVLLKAGIPVNPKLGGVVQIRNGIPVRFTDVLTYVSTTVDPLEILMSQGITSVSEMLRTGSGKILANLREAPMVARDEIESCLSDLLDAGFSGILEVGEPNTRVLDVPIERDHLGIVVIGGTNPMAVVQEYGISIETSAMSQLVPFKEMSRIEDLV, translated from the coding sequence ATGCAAAAAAATGGATACCGTATCCAATTTACATCATCCAAAATAAAGGATCTCATGTACAAGACTACATTTGATCCTAAGAAAATGGATGGAGATATTATACTTAATCTCTCACTTATTGATAAAAAAGATCTGGATGATGTGCTTGGGATCTTTAAGATGGTAATTTCAAGCGGGCTTTCGGTAACTCCCTATGTTAAGATAGTTTCCGAAGGTGAATCTCTCGGAGACCTGACTATTGAAAAGGGGAAGGTAGGTATCGGAACAGTATGCAGCATTACGATTGACGGCGTATTGCTCAAAGCAGGAATTCCTGTGAACCCTAAACTTGGAGGGGTTGTTCAGATACGAAATGGGATTCCGGTGCGCTTTACGGATGTGCTTACCTATGTAAGTACGACTGTAGATCCGCTTGAGATTCTGATGTCACAGGGAATTACTTCTGTGTCAGAAATGCTCAGGACAGGCTCAGGCAAAATTCTCGCAAATCTCAGGGAAGCTCCTATGGTTGCAAGAGATGAAATTGAAAGTTGCCTTTCTGACCTTCTGGATGCAGGCTTCAGCGGAATCCTTGAAGTTGGGGAACCAAATACACGGGTTCTGGATGTTCCCATAGAGAGAGATCATCTTGGAATAGTCGTCATAGGAGGGACAAATCCTATGGCTGTTGTACAGGAATATGGGATCAGCATAGAAACAAGCGCAATGTCACAGCTAGTTCCATTCAAAGAGATGAGCAGGATTGAAGATCTGGTTTAA
- a CDS encoding glucose-6-phosphate isomerase family protein, with the protein MEVTLKFGDKVAVADVRKLHDMEDVVFDQEWFEETVERNRDVYYMFRDLAKSDSDFEKIKANHLRYDITIIPPSMLGSEYVKTVGHYHPRVPGTNLTYPEIYQVLEGSATYLLQKVEEGEEDLVLDVVVIKAEKGDLVLVPPGYGHVTINASDETLKMANWVCRDFSSVYEPIKRLSGASYFLLKDGFVKNPLYKNIPPIRNLNPLTYDELELNSIEDMYELVHKIEKLRFLTAPQDFVGLLTGVL; encoded by the coding sequence ATGGAAGTAACACTGAAGTTCGGGGATAAAGTCGCTGTGGCCGATGTAAGAAAGCTCCATGATATGGAAGATGTGGTTTTTGACCAGGAGTGGTTTGAAGAAACAGTGGAAAGGAATCGGGATGTTTATTACATGTTCCGTGACCTTGCGAAAAGCGACTCTGACTTTGAGAAAATCAAAGCTAATCATTTGAGATATGACATTACTATAATTCCTCCTTCAATGCTCGGGTCGGAATATGTAAAAACTGTAGGTCACTACCACCCGCGCGTTCCGGGAACAAATCTTACTTATCCTGAGATTTATCAGGTACTTGAAGGTTCTGCTACCTATCTACTTCAAAAGGTAGAAGAGGGAGAGGAAGATCTTGTTCTGGATGTTGTAGTAATCAAAGCGGAAAAAGGTGATCTCGTGCTTGTTCCCCCTGGATATGGGCATGTAACTATAAATGCCTCAGATGAGACACTTAAAATGGCAAACTGGGTCTGCCGTGACTTTTCATCGGTTTACGAGCCTATAAAAAGACTTTCCGGAGCCTCTTATTTCCTTCTTAAGGACGGTTTTGTAAAAAATCCGCTTTATAAAAATATTCCGCCGATCCGCAACCTTAACCCCCTTACATATGACGAGCTCGAGTTAAACTCTATAGAAGATATGTATGAGCTTGTACATAAAATTGAAAAGCTCAGGTTTTTGACAGCACCACAGGATTTTGTAGGACTCTTGACAGGAGTGCTCTGA
- a CDS encoding ribonuclease H-like domain-containing protein has product MLNNTYIHIPGVGKGLEQKIWAQGIRTWEEFLKMKDRIPIPSSRKARICEEIRKSSERLAAKDHCFFSQCLPSTEHWRAYPLFSDSAAFVDIETTGLSRSRNKITIVGIYDGKESKIYIKDINLDDVVEEFSKYKLLVTFNGTRFDLPFIKSEFPEIEFTQLHIDLMYPLRRIGYKGGLKNIEKLLGISRGDDIEGLTGFDAVRLWRQYERGDQEALDKLIKYNQEDIVNLKTIIELTYPKMVENALKT; this is encoded by the coding sequence ATGCTGAATAACACATACATTCATATTCCAGGTGTAGGAAAGGGCTTAGAGCAAAAAATCTGGGCTCAGGGAATACGCACATGGGAAGAGTTTCTTAAGATGAAGGACAGAATACCCATACCTTCGTCACGAAAAGCCAGAATTTGTGAAGAGATCAGGAAATCTTCCGAACGCCTGGCAGCAAAAGACCACTGCTTTTTTTCACAATGCCTTCCTTCCACAGAACACTGGAGGGCATATCCCCTATTTTCTGATTCTGCCGCATTCGTAGATATTGAGACTACGGGTCTTTCCAGATCCCGAAATAAAATAACCATTGTTGGAATCTACGACGGAAAGGAGTCAAAGATCTATATAAAAGATATTAATCTGGATGATGTCGTGGAGGAGTTCTCAAAATACAAACTGCTTGTAACTTTCAACGGTACTCGTTTTGATCTGCCTTTTATAAAATCCGAGTTTCCTGAAATAGAATTCACGCAGCTCCATATAGACCTCATGTATCCTTTAAGGCGAATAGGGTACAAAGGAGGTTTGAAAAATATTGAAAAGTTACTCGGGATCTCTCGAGGTGATGACATCGAGGGTCTAACTGGATTTGATGCCGTAAGGCTCTGGAGACAATATGAAAGAGGAGATCAGGAAGCTCTGGACAAACTTATTAAATATAACCAGGAGGATATAGTTAACCTGAAAACTATTATAGAGCTAACCTATCCTAAAATGGTTGAAAATGCTCTGAAGACCTGA